A genomic segment from Necator americanus strain Aroian chromosome III, whole genome shotgun sequence encodes:
- a CDS encoding hypothetical protein (NECATOR_CHRIII.G11189.T1) gives MLTEFGETCGCIGLQLNLQKTMFMRNGWVSDSPFSLNGTNISECTSYAYLGRELNMMNELTPELGKRRRAAWGAYKSIEDVVKKTRNTRLSAHLFNTTVLPALTYVSETWTFREQEEGGVSAIERAVERVMVGVSQFTQLRGTGFEVLFYVSDGRLKTLKVCQGK, from the coding sequence atgctgaccgaattcggcgaaacatgtggatgcatcggtcttcagctgaatctgcaaaagacgatgtttatgcggaacggatgggtctcggattcTCCATTctcgctcaacggaacgaacatatccgaatgcaccagctacgcttatctgggtcgggagttgaacatgatgaacgaactgacccccgagctgggcaagaggagacgagcggcttggggagcgtataagagcatcgaggatgtagtgaagaaaaccAGAAATACCCGGCTcagtgctcacctcttcaacaccaccgtacttcctgctttgacctatgttTCGGAAACCTGGACTTTTCGCGAGCAGGAAGAAGGCGGGGTAAGCGCTATTGAGCGCgcagttgagagagtgatggtAGGAGTATCCCAGTTCACGCAATTgagagggacgggattcgaagttctcttctACGTCAGCGATGGAAGATTAAAGACGCTCAaagtttgccaaggaaagtaa
- a CDS encoding hypothetical protein (NECATOR_CHRIII.G11186.T1) produces the protein MKNSHASKQDFEKDSARLTTFTLLRNSSRYHESTRCRFCLTFIGLKKAFDSVETEAVVEDLDNQGVRTQYIKVLRELHNNFTTRILPFYKNIIIEVKRGVRQGDTISPKIFTATLENVMRNME, from the coding sequence atgaagaacagccatgcgagcaagcaggatttcgagaaggattcagcacgattgaccacattcacgctgcttcgaaactcatcgaggtatcacgagagtacgaGATGCCGcttctgtctcaccttcatcggcttgaagaaggccttcgactcagttgagacggaagcggtcgtggaagacttggacaaccaaggcgtccgtactcagtacataaaggtgcttCGAGAGCTGCACAATAACTTTACGACCAGGATtttgccattctacaagaatatcatcattgaggTGAAGAGAGGTgtccgacagggtgacacaatctcacccaaaatattcacagccactctcgagaacgtaATGCGAAACATGGAAtag
- a CDS encoding hypothetical protein (NECATOR_CHRIII.G11185.T1) — MTAFRNPKGTTIASRRGMEKIIYDFYSDLFDSHVHLPPHHLREDGHVIPEALPSEIRHAIISVRNRTAPGPDRIRPEHLKASTHKHPGEAIYTLPVGMQGS; from the coding sequence atgactgctttccggaacccgaagggaacaaccattgcatcgagaagggggatggaaaaaatcatctacgacttctactctgatctcttcgacagccatgtccacttgcctcctcaccatcttagggaagacggacatgtcattccagaggctctcccgtccgaaatacgacatgctatcatatcggtaagaaatcgtacggcacctggtcccgacagaataagaccagaacacctgaaggcCAGTACTCAtaaacaccctggcgaggccatttacacgttacctgtcggaatgcaaggttcctaa
- a CDS encoding hypothetical protein (NECATOR_CHRIII.G11187.T1) has translation MLTEFGETCGCIGLQLNLQKKMFMRNGWVSDFPFSLNGRNISECTSYAYLGRELNMMKFAKESKMRWVGDVTRVNDNRWTRAVRDWVFRDIKRTRGRPPTRWSDFFTMSFKKNYDALRVPR, from the coding sequence atgctgaccgaattcggcgaaacatgtggatgcatcggtcttcagctgaatctgcaaaagaagatgtttatgcggaacggatgggtctcggatttCCCATTCTCGCTCAACGGAcggaacatatccgaatgcaccagctacgctTATTTGGGTCGGGAGTTGAACATGATGaagtttgccaaggaaagtaaaatgagGTGGGTTGGAGACGTAACGCGcgttaacgacaaccgttggaccagagccgtgagagACTGGGTTttccgcgatattaagcgcactagaGGAAGGCCGCCGACcagatggtcagatttcttcacgatgtccttcaaaaaaaattatgatgctcttcgtgtcccacgctaa
- a CDS encoding hypothetical protein (NECATOR_CHRIII.G11184.T1) — MTICTYNARTLASEAAIENLMIQGKKIKYDVIGLTETRRRHPSNAVHETGELFLGACDSRGVGRIRVLINTSMAKKLDMDTVARRRLKVLKPPRDARLLNLLKLLR; from the coding sequence atgacgatctgtacttataatgcacgtacgcttgcatcggaagcggccatcgaaaaTCTGATGATACAAGgcaagaagattaagtacgacgtcatcggactgactgAGACGAGGCGACGCCACCCTTCCAACGCCGTACATGAAACtggagaactgttcttaggagcatgcgacagtagaggtgttggtagAATTCGCGTCCTcatcaacacgagtatggcaaagaagtTGGACATGGACACGGTTGCACGAAGAAGGTtgaaagttttaaaaccaccaagagacgcccgTCTCTTGaatctcttgaaactcttgcgCTGA
- a CDS encoding hypothetical protein (NECATOR_CHRIII.G11183.T4) — protein MDYEATVKYLKCLFPKVSNEELCWAFIESDGNIDRAAGMILDGQYIAVKLQRAQDALHRHETTEAMVCSANRTLGKECTSEGSSIYEDIPESPNPTLAHNKQDTSRSNSSSYHSLPYGNCSSTSSVKPFEGDVNHFDDLGSKASQSKTSVPSSLPDLVSEGSDSYTNVSFQHLSDGTAGSTVSISTPSCACNEVRTKATEYRRKGDLKLPMKFIMPTQVGPAAVARGILKRILLQSGCNRFELNRVDPTPRADYEEQAWEYWYHVTLTPEGDEEHDEMVVRFVERFCYFVGGGFHDQILADFPGVKTVFGEVRPQHNNVTLTSMAIGSMPNPGLFFVRGDYVTNYNEISNSFFTNCFGRFGEASFTKQSDLTSQLKVAGMQSFLSFSHFEHDRRYLTLFFAVRLCEREEKMDGLRYAAYKISLPYAAIVQIIIDVGDSHNNTLYLRLKYPPQVWQAVPRTQQCRSKNRRIVNMEQCKEWVRVLKWPGDERSNGCSSEALADCLYLRVTLPKKNEDGNQQPTYHLFSIASRMMQRSSSKIYFGSVFTTRRDLPPDVSVRGVGSFRADYAAKALLSRGATVSDQLLIDTCKSRKEDEMVANHIFFERVRWCMKECSRACEEALENLLCAIDERRVMDLLRAFHKMYTVISLFSNNIAVH, from the exons ATGGATTATGAAGCAACTGTTAAATATTTGAAG tGTTTGTTCCCAAAGGTTTCAAATGAAGAACTTTGTTGGGCATTCATTGAGTCGGACGGGAACATAGATAGAGCTGCTGGGATGATTCTGGATGGTCAA TATATTGCTGTCAAGCTACAAAGAGCTCAAGATGCCTTACACCGACACGAAACGACTGAAGCGATGGTGTGCTCAGCAAACCGAACACTGGGAAAAGAGTGCACTTCTGAAGGAAGTTCTATATATGAGGATATTCCGGAGTCACCTAATCCCACTCTCGCCCATAATAAG CAGGACACCTCGAGAAGTAACTCGTCATCTTACCATTCGTTGCCATATGGTAACTGCAGTTCTACGTCTTCTGTAAAACCCTTCGAAGGAGATGTGAATCACTTTGATGATTTGGGATCAAAAG CATCCCAGAGCAAAACGTCCGTTCCTTCGTCTTTGCCGGATTTGGTTTCAGAAGGCTCAGATTCGTATACAAATGTCAGCTTTCAACATTTAAGTGACG GGACTGCTGGATCGACTGTTTCTATCTCCACCCCATCTTGTGCCTGCAACGAAGTACGCACCAAAGCCACTGAGTATCGCAG GAAAGGCGACCTTAAGTTGCCAATGAAATTTATCATGCCAACTCAGGTTGGACCTGCGGCCGTAGCCAgaggaattttgaaaagaattttgctCCAG AGCGGGTGTAACCGATTCGAGTTGAACAGAGTAGATCCAACACCGCGAGCCGATTATGAAGAACAAGCATGGGAGTACTGGTATCATGTCACACTAACCCCAGAGGGGGACGAAGAACA CGATGAAATGGTAGTGCGTTTTGTTGAGAGGTTCTGTTATTTTGTTGGCGGAGGTTTCCACGACCAGATCTTGGCTGATTTCCCGGGAGTAAAAACAGTGTTTGGCGAAGTCAG ACCACAGCATAATAATGTCACACTAACAAGTATGGCTATTGGCAGTATGCCTAATCCTGGACTTTTCTTTGTCCGAGGTGACTACGTGACAAATTACAACGAAATTTCGAACAG cttttttacAAATTGTTTTGGACGATTTGGAGAGGCATCGTTTACAAAACAATCGGATTTGACATCGCAGCTAAAGGTGGCTG GAATGCAAtcgtttttatctttttctcacTTCGAACATGACAGAAGATATCTCACGCTCTTTTTTGCTGTGCGTTTATGTGAACGTG aGGAGAAAATGGATGGACTTCGATATGCGGCTTATAAAATTAGTTTACCATATGCTGCCATTGTCCAG ATTATTATTGATGTTGGTGATTCACACAATAACACTCTTTACTTGAGATTGAAGTATCCACCCCAA GTTTGGCAAGCAGTACCACGGACACAGCAATGTCGTAGCAAGAACAGGCGCATTGTCAATATGGAGCAGTGCAAAGAATGG GTACGCGTTCTGAAGTGGCCTGGTGACGAACGATCAAATGGTTGTTCCAGTGAAGCTCTTGCAGACTGTCTATATCTTCGTGTCACTCTgccgaagaaaaatgaagatggaAATCAG caaccAACAtatcatttgttttcaattgCGTCTCGAATGATGCAGAGGTCAAGTTCCAAAATCTATTTTGgatctgttttcactaccagACGAGATCTTCCCCCTGATGTCAGTGTTAGGGGTGTAGGCTCTTTTCGCGCGGACTATGCTGCTAAG GCCCTGCTTTCTCGTGGTGCTACCGTTTCCGACCAACTTTTAATAGATACATGCAAAAGTCGCAAGGAAGATGAAATGGTGGccaaccacattttttttgaaagagttcGATGGTGCATGAAA GAATGTAGTCGAGCTTGCGAAGAAGCCCTCGAAAATCTTCTTTGTGCAATAGATGAAAGAAGAGTTATGGATCTCCTACGGGCCTTCCATAAGATGTACACGGTAATATCGTTATTCAGTAATAACATTGCCGTCCACTAG
- a CDS encoding hypothetical protein (NECATOR_CHRIII.G11183.T5) — MDYEATVKYLKCLFPKVSNEELCWAFIESDGNIDRAAGMILDGQYIAVKLQRAQDALHRHETTEAMVCSANRTLGKECTSEGSSIYEDIPESPNPTLAHNKDTSRSNSSSYHSLPYGNCSSTSSVKPFEGDVNHFDDLGSKASQSKTSVPSSLPDLVSEGSDSYTNVSFQHLSDGTAGSTVSISTPSCACNEVRTKATEYRRKGDLKLPMKFIMPTQVGPAAVARGILKRILLQSGCNRFELNRVDPTPRADYEEQAWEYWYHVTLTPEGDEEHDEMVVRFVERFCYFVGGGFHDQILADFPGVKTVFGEVRPQHNNVTLTSMAIGSMPNPGLFFVRGDYVTNYNEISNSFFTNCFGRFGEASFTKQSDLTSQLKVAGMQSFLSFSHFEHDRRYLTLFFAVRLCEREEKMDGLRYAAYKISLPYAAIVQIIIDVGDSHNNTLYLRLKYPPQVWQAVPRTQQCRSKNRRIVNMEQCKEWVRVLKWPGDERSNGCSSEALADCLYLRVTLPKKNEDGNQQPTYHLFSIASRMMQRSSSKIYFGSVFTTRRDLPPDVSVRGVGSFRADYAAKALLSRGATVSDQLLIDTCKSRKEDEMVANHIFFERVRWCMKECSRACEEALENLLCAIDERRVMDLLRAFHKMYTVISLFSNNIAVH, encoded by the exons ATGGATTATGAAGCAACTGTTAAATATTTGAAG tGTTTGTTCCCAAAGGTTTCAAATGAAGAACTTTGTTGGGCATTCATTGAGTCGGACGGGAACATAGATAGAGCTGCTGGGATGATTCTGGATGGTCAA TATATTGCTGTCAAGCTACAAAGAGCTCAAGATGCCTTACACCGACACGAAACGACTGAAGCGATGGTGTGCTCAGCAAACCGAACACTGGGAAAAGAGTGCACTTCTGAAGGAAGTTCTATATATGAGGATATTCCGGAGTCACCTAATCCCACTCTCGCCCATAATAAG GACACCTCGAGAAGTAACTCGTCATCTTACCATTCGTTGCCATATGGTAACTGCAGTTCTACGTCTTCTGTAAAACCCTTCGAAGGAGATGTGAATCACTTTGATGATTTGGGATCAAAAG CATCCCAGAGCAAAACGTCCGTTCCTTCGTCTTTGCCGGATTTGGTTTCAGAAGGCTCAGATTCGTATACAAATGTCAGCTTTCAACATTTAAGTGACG GGACTGCTGGATCGACTGTTTCTATCTCCACCCCATCTTGTGCCTGCAACGAAGTACGCACCAAAGCCACTGAGTATCGCAG GAAAGGCGACCTTAAGTTGCCAATGAAATTTATCATGCCAACTCAGGTTGGACCTGCGGCCGTAGCCAgaggaattttgaaaagaattttgctCCAG AGCGGGTGTAACCGATTCGAGTTGAACAGAGTAGATCCAACACCGCGAGCCGATTATGAAGAACAAGCATGGGAGTACTGGTATCATGTCACACTAACCCCAGAGGGGGACGAAGAACA CGATGAAATGGTAGTGCGTTTTGTTGAGAGGTTCTGTTATTTTGTTGGCGGAGGTTTCCACGACCAGATCTTGGCTGATTTCCCGGGAGTAAAAACAGTGTTTGGCGAAGTCAG ACCACAGCATAATAATGTCACACTAACAAGTATGGCTATTGGCAGTATGCCTAATCCTGGACTTTTCTTTGTCCGAGGTGACTACGTGACAAATTACAACGAAATTTCGAACAG cttttttacAAATTGTTTTGGACGATTTGGAGAGGCATCGTTTACAAAACAATCGGATTTGACATCGCAGCTAAAGGTGGCTG GAATGCAAtcgtttttatctttttctcacTTCGAACATGACAGAAGATATCTCACGCTCTTTTTTGCTGTGCGTTTATGTGAACGTG aGGAGAAAATGGATGGACTTCGATATGCGGCTTATAAAATTAGTTTACCATATGCTGCCATTGTCCAG ATTATTATTGATGTTGGTGATTCACACAATAACACTCTTTACTTGAGATTGAAGTATCCACCCCAA GTTTGGCAAGCAGTACCACGGACACAGCAATGTCGTAGCAAGAACAGGCGCATTGTCAATATGGAGCAGTGCAAAGAATGG GTACGCGTTCTGAAGTGGCCTGGTGACGAACGATCAAATGGTTGTTCCAGTGAAGCTCTTGCAGACTGTCTATATCTTCGTGTCACTCTgccgaagaaaaatgaagatggaAATCAG caaccAACAtatcatttgttttcaattgCGTCTCGAATGATGCAGAGGTCAAGTTCCAAAATCTATTTTGgatctgttttcactaccagACGAGATCTTCCCCCTGATGTCAGTGTTAGGGGTGTAGGCTCTTTTCGCGCGGACTATGCTGCTAAG GCCCTGCTTTCTCGTGGTGCTACCGTTTCCGACCAACTTTTAATAGATACATGCAAAAGTCGCAAGGAAGATGAAATGGTGGccaaccacattttttttgaaagagttcGATGGTGCATGAAA GAATGTAGTCGAGCTTGCGAAGAAGCCCTCGAAAATCTTCTTTGTGCAATAGATGAAAGAAGAGTTATGGATCTCCTACGGGCCTTCCATAAGATGTACACGGTAATATCGTTATTCAGTAATAACATTGCCGTCCACTAG
- a CDS encoding hypothetical protein (NECATOR_CHRIII.G11188.T1), which translates to MEESYRLPKQKRTRMAICTYNARTLASEAAIENLMIQGRKIKYDEHATVEVLVELASSSTRVWQKNIDSFKQLTTQIGHLRMRRCGPTPALTIFVAYAPTSGYKEEVEAFYMDPVKIYREDPAFYKVIIGDFNAKVGPRRTPEELHIGTHGLQWNDQGERLSEFIMTTKTIHGNSQFQKSSSLRWTGSDHCLLRGRFSFTRKGEKAAKFRERNPRTITNWDPFAITAGLLEDYAMDNIDEEYERLVEHLHKCTKKVESFKTTKRRLSLDTLELIHQRGEARAAGNQELTSKRTRLCREAINEDINEGIAEVFVEDEDKCSKEPK; encoded by the exons ATGGAGGaatcatataggctaccgaaacagaaaaggactaggatggcgatctgtacttataacgcacgtacgcttgcatcggaagcggccatcgaaaaTCTGATGATACAGGGCAGGAaaattaagtacgac gaacatgcgacagtagaggtgttggtggagttggcgtcctcatcaacacgagtatggcagaagaacatcgactctttcaaaCAACTCACGACCCAAATCGGAcatctgcggatgagaagatgtggtccaacaccagctttgactatcttcgtcgcttacgctcccaCTTCAGGCTacaaagaagaagtcgaagctttctatatggacccgGTGAAgatctaccgagaagatcctgccttctacaaagtcataattggcgatttcaacgccaaagttggcccaagaagaacgccggaggaacttcacatcgggacccacggcctacaatggaatgaccagggggagaggctctccgagttcatcatgacgactaagaccatccatgggaactcgcaattccagaagtcctcctctctacgctggac GGGATCGGACCAttgcctcctccgaggaagattttccttcacaaggaaaGGTGAGAAAGctgccaagttcagagagcgaaatcccagaactatcacaAACTGGGATCCCTTCGCTATAACAGCTGGCCTTTTGGAAGATtacgcaatggacaacatcgatgaGGAATATGagcggctcgttgaacaccttcacaaaTGCACGAAGAAGgttgagagttttaaaaccaccaagagacgcctgtctcttgacactcttgagctgatacacCAGCGTGGAgaagcacgagccgcagggaaccaagaactcacgtccaagcgcacaaggctttgcagagaggcgataaatgAAGACATCAACGAGGGAATAGCAGAAGTGTTTGTTGAAGACGAGGATAAGTGCTCTAAGGAACCCAAATAG